The following coding sequences are from one Streptomyces sp. NBC_01485 window:
- a CDS encoding phosphotransferase enzyme family protein yields the protein MQTSEVQRAVAAAMSTASSLGLAVDDATVLHDSNKLTLRLLPCDVLARVAPVADQVAQFEVDLAQRLAESGCPVAALDPRVEPRVHERDGFVLTLWTYHEPVTTREIPPADYAHALERLHAGMRELDVPTTRFTDRVEQAQRLVANRDRTPALADADRKLLGDTLRNLRRAIAERGAPEQLLHGEPHPGNVLTTKNGLLFIDLETCCRGPVEFDLAHAPEEVGEHYPGVDQDLLRECRILVLAMITAWRWDRADQLPNGRQLGTEWLGQIRAALDRNG from the coding sequence ATGCAGACGTCAGAGGTCCAGCGTGCGGTGGCCGCGGCCATGTCGACGGCCTCGTCGCTCGGCCTGGCAGTCGACGACGCGACCGTTCTCCACGACTCGAACAAGCTCACTCTGCGTCTGCTGCCCTGTGACGTCCTGGCCCGGGTGGCACCTGTGGCGGATCAGGTCGCGCAGTTCGAAGTAGACCTTGCTCAGCGGCTCGCCGAATCCGGGTGCCCGGTGGCGGCTCTCGACCCTCGAGTGGAGCCACGCGTCCATGAGCGCGACGGCTTCGTGCTCACGCTGTGGACCTACCACGAACCCGTGACCACTCGGGAGATCCCACCAGCCGACTACGCCCATGCGCTCGAGCGGCTGCACGCCGGCATGCGCGAGCTCGATGTCCCGACGACGCGATTCACGGATCGAGTCGAGCAGGCTCAACGACTCGTGGCGAACCGCGACCGCACTCCGGCGCTCGCCGACGCGGACCGGAAACTGCTCGGCGACACGCTACGAAACCTGAGACGAGCGATCGCCGAACGCGGCGCCCCCGAGCAACTGCTGCACGGCGAGCCGCACCCGGGCAACGTCCTCACCACGAAGAACGGGCTGCTGTTCATCGACCTTGAGACGTGTTGCCGTGGGCCCGTCGAATTCGACCTCGCCCATGCGCCCGAGGAAGTCGGCGAGCACTATCCGGGTGTCGATCAGGACTTGCTGCGCGAGTGCCGGATCCTCGTGCTGGCGATGATCACAGCCTGGCGCTGGGACCGAGCCGACCAACTCCCGAACGGCCGCCAACTGGGCACGGAGTGGCTCGGCCAGATCCGGGCAGCACTCGATCGCAACGGCTGA
- a CDS encoding helix-turn-helix domain-containing protein has product MNIKELNPDSSPQAAFGARLRAAREALGLTQEALGEQMGYSGTHLSSVETGRKSPTLRLARSADMALGTGDAFERAWREIRHGSLLEGFPEYVGYEGRAVEIRLYNIGIIPGLLQTPEYARVLADSAVRRGAITQEHADERVSFLAERQSALVRTRPPMVFVTMDESCIRRPIGGSAVMDGQLARLVEFAELPNTLLQVAPFDIGERRTFDLPVNLLTLSDRSVICYAESQAQGHLDRESVSVLPMLTAYHQLQAEALSQAASVAMINEVRKGTP; this is encoded by the coding sequence TTGAACATCAAGGAGTTGAACCCCGACAGCTCACCTCAGGCAGCCTTCGGTGCACGCCTGCGCGCCGCGCGTGAAGCGCTCGGCCTGACGCAAGAGGCCCTGGGCGAACAGATGGGCTATTCCGGCACGCATCTCTCGTCGGTTGAAACCGGTCGCAAATCTCCAACGTTGCGTCTCGCGCGCAGTGCTGACATGGCGTTGGGTACGGGCGACGCGTTCGAGCGGGCGTGGCGCGAGATCCGGCACGGCAGCCTGCTGGAAGGCTTCCCCGAGTACGTCGGGTACGAGGGCCGGGCGGTGGAGATCCGGCTGTACAACATCGGGATCATCCCCGGTCTGTTGCAGACACCTGAGTACGCAAGGGTGTTGGCGGACAGCGCTGTGCGGCGGGGGGCCATCACTCAAGAACACGCGGATGAACGCGTCTCGTTCCTGGCCGAACGGCAGTCGGCACTGGTGCGGACCCGGCCGCCCATGGTGTTCGTGACCATGGACGAGAGCTGCATCCGGCGGCCCATCGGCGGATCTGCCGTCATGGACGGCCAGTTGGCGCGTCTGGTCGAGTTCGCCGAACTGCCGAACACCCTGCTGCAGGTGGCACCGTTCGACATAGGCGAGCGTCGCACGTTCGACCTGCCCGTGAACCTCCTGACGCTGTCGGATCGGTCCGTGATCTGCTACGCCGAGTCCCAGGCCCAGGGGCATCTGGACCGCGAGAGCGTGTCCGTACTGCCCATGCTGACGGCCTACCATCAGCTACAGGCCGAAGCGCTGTCGCAGGCGGCATCGGTGGCCATGATCAACGAGGTACGAAAGGGCACCCCGTGA
- a CDS encoding DUF397 domain-containing protein, with product MTTESPRWFKSSYSNNGGDCVEVAANLTASHGMVPVRDSKNPAGPVLDLPAAAFSSFVTGVKTGEFGTV from the coding sequence GTGACGACCGAATCCCCCCGCTGGTTCAAGTCCTCGTACAGCAACAACGGTGGTGACTGCGTCGAGGTCGCCGCGAATCTCACCGCCTCCCACGGCATGGTCCCCGTCCGTGACTCCAAGAACCCGGCCGGGCCGGTTCTGGATCTCCCCGCCGCCGCGTTCTCCTCGTTCGTGACGGGCGTCAAGACGGGCGAGTTCGGCACCGTCTGA
- a CDS encoding DoxX family protein — protein sequence MSARLNSAQPYAVALFRIVVGLLFACHGAASLFGVLGGAAGSKGGTIDAGTWPGWYAAVIQLVCGSLVLLGLGTRAAAFLASGSMAYAYFNVHQSMGLFPMENGGEASAMFCWAFLLLVFTGSGALGLDRLFAGRRTADEQEPAAQKAPVAA from the coding sequence ATGTCCGCTCGCCTCAACTCCGCACAGCCCTATGCGGTCGCCCTCTTCCGCATCGTCGTAGGCCTGCTCTTCGCCTGCCACGGCGCGGCCTCGCTCTTCGGCGTCCTCGGCGGCGCCGCGGGCAGCAAGGGCGGCACCATCGACGCCGGCACCTGGCCCGGCTGGTACGCCGCCGTGATCCAGCTCGTCTGCGGCAGCCTGGTGCTGCTCGGCCTCGGCACCCGCGCCGCCGCGTTCCTCGCCTCGGGCTCCATGGCGTACGCCTACTTCAACGTGCACCAGTCCATGGGCCTGTTCCCGATGGAGAACGGCGGCGAGGCCTCGGCGATGTTCTGCTGGGCCTTCCTGCTGCTGGTCTTCACCGGTTCCGGCGCCCTCGGCCTGGACCGCCTGTTCGCAGGCCGTCGCACGGCCGACGAGCAGGAGCCCGCGGCGCAGAAGGCCCCGGTCGCCGCCTGA
- a CDS encoding DedA family protein encodes MFESVGALLGSPWIYALVGLSVLLDVFLPVLPSGVLVITAATAAAAGSGAAAAGQVPHDVPDIMVLILSATTASVLGDLVAYRLAWRGGERLDRAISRSRRLTTAQERLGDALARGGGALVVLARFAPAGRSVVSLIAGAAHRRARDFLPWSALAGLSWAAYSVALGYFGAHWLGTTWLATGVSVLALFGAGAGAGFVMRRQPA; translated from the coding sequence GTGTTCGAGAGTGTGGGGGCGTTGCTCGGCAGCCCCTGGATCTACGCGTTGGTGGGCCTGTCGGTCCTCCTCGACGTGTTCCTGCCGGTGCTGCCCAGCGGAGTGCTCGTCATCACGGCGGCGACGGCCGCGGCGGCGGGCTCGGGGGCGGCGGCAGCAGGCCAAGTCCCGCACGACGTCCCGGACATCATGGTCCTGATCCTCTCCGCGACGACGGCCTCGGTGCTCGGCGACCTGGTCGCCTACCGGCTGGCCTGGCGCGGCGGTGAGCGCCTGGACCGGGCGATCTCCCGCTCCCGCCGGCTGACCACCGCGCAGGAACGTCTCGGCGACGCGCTCGCGCGGGGCGGCGGCGCCCTGGTCGTGCTGGCCCGGTTCGCCCCGGCCGGCCGTTCCGTCGTCTCCCTCATCGCGGGCGCGGCCCACCGCCGCGCCCGTGACTTCCTCCCCTGGTCCGCGCTGGCCGGTCTGTCCTGGGCCGCCTACAGCGTCGCCCTCGGCTACTTCGGCGCGCACTGGCTGGGCACGACGTGGCTGGCGACGGGCGTGTCGGTGCTCGCGCTGTTCGGCGCGGGCGCGGGCGCGGGGTTCGTGATGCGGCGGCAGCCGGCGTAA